The following are encoded in a window of Chionomys nivalis chromosome X, mChiNiv1.1, whole genome shotgun sequence genomic DNA:
- the Ndufa1 gene encoding NADH dehydrogenase [ubiquinone] 1 alpha subcomplex subunit 1 — MWFEILPGLAIMGVCLTIPGVSTAYIHKFSNGGKEKRVGRFRYQWYLMERDRRVSGVNRYYVSKGLENID, encoded by the exons ATGTGGTTCGAGATTCTGCCTGGCCTCGCCATTATGGGCGTGTGCTTGACCATCCCCGGGGTGTCCACTGCGTACATCCACAAGTTTTCCAACGGGGGCAAG GAAAAAAGAGTTGGTCGCTTTCGTTACCAATGGTATTTGATGGAAAGAGATAGACGTGTCTCAGGAGTCAACCGCTACTATGTGTCCAAG GGCTTGGAGAACATTGATTAA